A single window of Leclercia adecarboxylata DNA harbors:
- the creB gene encoding two-component system response regulator CreB, translated as MQQPVVWLVEDEISIAETLIYMLQQEGFAVKAFERGLPVLEEARRQIPALAILDVGLPDISGFELCRQLLAQHPALPVLFLTARSDEVDKLLGLEIGADDYVAKPFSPREVCARVRTILRRMQKSAAPSEIVRIGQFELNEPAARISWCGEPLPLTRYEFLLLKTLLHAPGRVYSRQQLMDKVWGEEGDSFDRTVDTHIKTLRAKLRAVNDRLSPISTHRGMGYSLGLY; from the coding sequence ATGCAGCAACCCGTGGTCTGGCTGGTTGAAGACGAAATCAGTATCGCTGAAACGCTGATCTACATGCTTCAGCAGGAGGGCTTTGCAGTGAAGGCCTTCGAACGCGGCCTGCCCGTGCTGGAGGAGGCGCGCCGGCAGATCCCGGCGCTCGCCATTCTTGATGTCGGCCTGCCGGACATCAGCGGCTTTGAGCTGTGCCGCCAGCTGCTGGCGCAGCATCCCGCGCTGCCGGTGCTGTTCCTGACGGCCCGCAGCGATGAGGTGGACAAGCTGCTCGGGCTGGAGATCGGGGCTGATGATTATGTCGCCAAGCCCTTCTCGCCCCGGGAAGTGTGCGCCCGGGTGCGAACGATTTTACGGCGGATGCAAAAATCCGCTGCGCCGTCTGAGATCGTCCGTATCGGCCAGTTTGAGCTGAACGAGCCCGCCGCCCGCATCAGCTGGTGCGGAGAGCCGTTGCCGCTGACGCGCTACGAATTCCTGCTGCTCAAAACGCTGCTGCATGCGCCAGGCCGCGTCTATTCCCGGCAGCAGCTGATGGATAAAGTCTGGGGGGAGGAGGGCGACAGCTTCGATCGCACCGTCGACACCCATATTAAAACCCTGCGTGCCAAGCTGCGGGCGGTGAACGATCGGCTTTCTCCCATCAGCACCCACCGCGGCATGGGCTACAGCCTGGGATTATATTAA